One part of the Astatotilapia calliptera chromosome 9, fAstCal1.2, whole genome shotgun sequence genome encodes these proteins:
- the mpp7a gene encoding MAGUK p55 subfamily member 7 isoform X1 has translation MPALATGTGHEPGNGPSGLYELLAALPSQLQPHVNCSEDNTFLQDMFGERSLHSLVKIHERLQHYEESKPAPVLEGAAPLARDVSDELEGKSASQDVKELLKLLANPHVKSLLSVHDAVAQKKYDPELPPLPEDIDDDEDSVKIIRLVKNKEPLGATIRRDESTGAIIVARIMKGGPADRSGLIHVGDELKEVNGIPVDDKKPEEIIRILAQSQGAITFKVVPGAKDEASIKEPQMFVKALFDYDPKDDNTIPCKEAGLAFKKGCILQIMSQDDATWWQAKHEGDTNPRAGLIPSKQFQERRLAFQQPVTTLSSLRRSTRRSLTAPQTCTADCVSLDDVTVEFAEEIEEDADYSGGFHLAGFRRSFRLSRRDRKTTKSMYEAKKSEMYDMADVPTYEEVVPYRRQRGDKHRLVVLVGPTGVGLSELKKKLLISDPQHFSVTIPHTSRPKKNQETDGVDYHFISKQLFETDIQNNKFIEHGEYKGNFYGTSLDSIRSILSKKKVCLLDVQPHLIKHLRTAEFKPFVVFVKPPTVDRLRETRKKTQIISGKDDKDSTKPFTEEDFQEMVNTAQTMETQYSHLFEMVIVNDNLDVAFSELQLALKKVETETHWIPVSWTHS, from the exons ATGCCTGCCCTGGCCACCGGAACCGGCCATGAGCCAGGTAACGGACCCTCAG GTCTGTATGAGCTGCTGGCGGCCCTGCCatcccagctgcagcctcatgtCAACTGCTCTGAGGACAACACCTTCCTTCAGGATATGTTTGGAGAGAGAAGTCTCCACTCACTTGTTAAG ATCCACGAACGGCTGCAGCACTATGAAGAGAGCAAGCCCGCCCCTGTCCTGGAAGGAGCTGCACCTCTGGCACGTGAC GTGTCTGATGAGCTGGAAGGCAAATCAGCCAGTCAGGATGTCAAAGAGCTTCTTAAACTGCTGGCAAACCCACATGTAAAG AGCCTCCTGTCCGTCCACGACGCAGTTGCCCAAAAGAAGTATGACCCCGAACTACCTCCGCTGCCTGAAGACATCGATGACGATGAAGATTCTGTGAAAATTATAAGATTGGTCAAGAACAAGGAGCCACTG GGAGCAACAATAAGACGTGATGAGAGCACAGGTGCCATCATTGTGGCCCGGATCATGAAGGGAGGGCCAGCTGACAGAAGTG GTTTAATTCATGTAGGGGATGAACTGAAGGAGGTCAATGGAATCCCTGTGGACGACAAGAAACCAGAGGAAATCATTCGTATTCTG GCACAGTCACAAGGAGCCATTACCTTTAAAGTTGTCCCTGGTGCAAAGGACGAGGCATCTATCAAGGAGCCACAG ATGTTTGTGAAGGCGCTCTTTGACTACGACCCAAAAGATGACAACACCATCCCATGTAAGGAAGCTGGTTTGGCCTTCAAGAAGGGTTGCATCCTACAGATCATGAGCCAAGATGATGCAACCTGGTGGCAGGCCAAACACGAGGGCGACACAAATCCTCGTGCTGGCTTAATACCATCCAAACAGTTCCAGGAGAG GAGACTTGCATTTCAGCAACCTGTTACGACTCTTTCGTCCCTAAGGAGGTCTACTAGACGATCAT TGACTGCACCACAGACATGTACCGCAGATTGTGTATCACTAG ATGATGTGACAGTAGAGTTTG CTGAAGAGATTGAAG AGGATGCTGATTATAGTGGTGGATTTCACCTAG CTGGGTTCAGGAGAAGCTTTCGCCTCAgcaggagagacagaaagaccACCAAGTCCATGTACGAGGCGAAGAAGAGTGAAATGTACGACATGGCTGACGTGCCCACATACGAGGAAGTCGTCCCGTACCGCAGGCAAAGGGGAGACAAACACAGGCTGGTGGTGCTAGTAG GACCCACAGGTGTCGGCTTGAGTgaactgaagaagaaactgttGATCTCTGACCCCCAGCACTTCAGTGTGACCATTCCAC ACACCAGTCGACCCAAGAAGAACCAGGAGACCGATGGTGTGGATTACCACTTCATCTCCAAGCAGCTCTTTGAGACGGACATCCAAAACAACAA ATTCATTGAGCATGGCGAGTACAAAGGGAATTTCTACGGCACAAGTCTGGACTCGATACGTTCAATCCTCTCAAAGAAGAAAGTGTGCCTGCTGGATGTCCAGCCTCAT CTAATAAAGCATCTTCGAACAGCAGAGTTTAAACCTTTCGTTGTGTTCGTGAAGCCCCCGACCGTCGACAGACTGAGAGAGACCAGAAAGAAAACCCAAATTATATCAGGCAAAGACGACAAGGACTCCACCAAACCCTTCACG GAGGAAGACTTTCAGGAGATGGTGAACACGGCCCAGACAATGGAGACTCAGTACAGCCATCTCTTTGAGATGGTTATAGTCAACGACAACCTCGATGTTGCCTTCAGCGAGCTGCAGTTGGCACTAAAGAAAGTGGAGACAGAGACACACTGGATTCCAGTCAGCTGGACTCACTCCTGA
- the mpp7a gene encoding MAGUK p55 subfamily member 7 isoform X3 yields the protein MPALATGTGHEPGNGPSGLYELLAALPSQLQPHVNCSEDNTFLQDMFGERSLHSLVKIHERLQHYEESKPAPVLEGAAPLARDVSDELEGKSASQDVKELLKLLANPHVKSLLSVHDAVAQKKYDPELPPLPEDIDDDEDSVKIIRLVKNKEPLGATIRRDESTGAIIVARIMKGGPADRSGLIHVGDELKEVNGIPVDDKKPEEIIRILAQSQGAITFKVVPGAKDEASIKEPQMFVKALFDYDPKDDNTIPCKEAGLAFKKGCILQIMSQDDATWWQAKHEGDTNPRAGLIPSKQFQERRLAFQQPVTTLSSLRRSTRRSLTAPQTCTADCVSLDDVTVEFEDADYSGGFHLAGFRRSFRLSRRDRKTTKSMYEAKKSEMYDMADVPTYEEVVPYRRQRGDKHRLVVLVGPTGVGLSELKKKLLISDPQHFSVTIPHTSRPKKNQETDGVDYHFISKQLFETDIQNNKFIEHGEYKGNFYGTSLDSIRSILSKKKVCLLDVQPHLIKHLRTAEFKPFVVFVKPPTVDRLRETRKKTQIISGKDDKDSTKPFTEEDFQEMVNTAQTMETQYSHLFEMVIVNDNLDVAFSELQLALKKVETETHWIPVSWTHS from the exons ATGCCTGCCCTGGCCACCGGAACCGGCCATGAGCCAGGTAACGGACCCTCAG GTCTGTATGAGCTGCTGGCGGCCCTGCCatcccagctgcagcctcatgtCAACTGCTCTGAGGACAACACCTTCCTTCAGGATATGTTTGGAGAGAGAAGTCTCCACTCACTTGTTAAG ATCCACGAACGGCTGCAGCACTATGAAGAGAGCAAGCCCGCCCCTGTCCTGGAAGGAGCTGCACCTCTGGCACGTGAC GTGTCTGATGAGCTGGAAGGCAAATCAGCCAGTCAGGATGTCAAAGAGCTTCTTAAACTGCTGGCAAACCCACATGTAAAG AGCCTCCTGTCCGTCCACGACGCAGTTGCCCAAAAGAAGTATGACCCCGAACTACCTCCGCTGCCTGAAGACATCGATGACGATGAAGATTCTGTGAAAATTATAAGATTGGTCAAGAACAAGGAGCCACTG GGAGCAACAATAAGACGTGATGAGAGCACAGGTGCCATCATTGTGGCCCGGATCATGAAGGGAGGGCCAGCTGACAGAAGTG GTTTAATTCATGTAGGGGATGAACTGAAGGAGGTCAATGGAATCCCTGTGGACGACAAGAAACCAGAGGAAATCATTCGTATTCTG GCACAGTCACAAGGAGCCATTACCTTTAAAGTTGTCCCTGGTGCAAAGGACGAGGCATCTATCAAGGAGCCACAG ATGTTTGTGAAGGCGCTCTTTGACTACGACCCAAAAGATGACAACACCATCCCATGTAAGGAAGCTGGTTTGGCCTTCAAGAAGGGTTGCATCCTACAGATCATGAGCCAAGATGATGCAACCTGGTGGCAGGCCAAACACGAGGGCGACACAAATCCTCGTGCTGGCTTAATACCATCCAAACAGTTCCAGGAGAG GAGACTTGCATTTCAGCAACCTGTTACGACTCTTTCGTCCCTAAGGAGGTCTACTAGACGATCAT TGACTGCACCACAGACATGTACCGCAGATTGTGTATCACTAG ATGATGTGACAGTAGAGTTTG AGGATGCTGATTATAGTGGTGGATTTCACCTAG CTGGGTTCAGGAGAAGCTTTCGCCTCAgcaggagagacagaaagaccACCAAGTCCATGTACGAGGCGAAGAAGAGTGAAATGTACGACATGGCTGACGTGCCCACATACGAGGAAGTCGTCCCGTACCGCAGGCAAAGGGGAGACAAACACAGGCTGGTGGTGCTAGTAG GACCCACAGGTGTCGGCTTGAGTgaactgaagaagaaactgttGATCTCTGACCCCCAGCACTTCAGTGTGACCATTCCAC ACACCAGTCGACCCAAGAAGAACCAGGAGACCGATGGTGTGGATTACCACTTCATCTCCAAGCAGCTCTTTGAGACGGACATCCAAAACAACAA ATTCATTGAGCATGGCGAGTACAAAGGGAATTTCTACGGCACAAGTCTGGACTCGATACGTTCAATCCTCTCAAAGAAGAAAGTGTGCCTGCTGGATGTCCAGCCTCAT CTAATAAAGCATCTTCGAACAGCAGAGTTTAAACCTTTCGTTGTGTTCGTGAAGCCCCCGACCGTCGACAGACTGAGAGAGACCAGAAAGAAAACCCAAATTATATCAGGCAAAGACGACAAGGACTCCACCAAACCCTTCACG GAGGAAGACTTTCAGGAGATGGTGAACACGGCCCAGACAATGGAGACTCAGTACAGCCATCTCTTTGAGATGGTTATAGTCAACGACAACCTCGATGTTGCCTTCAGCGAGCTGCAGTTGGCACTAAAGAAAGTGGAGACAGAGACACACTGGATTCCAGTCAGCTGGACTCACTCCTGA
- the mpp7a gene encoding MAGUK p55 subfamily member 7 isoform X4: MPALATGTGHEPGNGPSGLYELLAALPSQLQPHVNCSEDNTFLQDMFGERSLHSLVKIHERLQHYEESKPAPVLEGAAPLARDVSDELEGKSASQDVKELLKLLANPHVKSLLSVHDAVAQKKYDPELPPLPEDIDDDEDSVKIIRLVKNKEPLGATIRRDESTGAIIVARIMKGGPADRSGLIHVGDELKEVNGIPVDDKKPEEIIRILAQSQGAITFKVVPGAKDEASIKEPQMFVKALFDYDPKDDNTIPCKEAGLAFKKGCILQIMSQDDATWWQAKHEGDTNPRAGLIPSKQFQERRLAFQQPVTTLSSLRRSTRRSYDVTVEFAEEIEEDADYSGGFHLAGFRRSFRLSRRDRKTTKSMYEAKKSEMYDMADVPTYEEVVPYRRQRGDKHRLVVLVGPTGVGLSELKKKLLISDPQHFSVTIPHTSRPKKNQETDGVDYHFISKQLFETDIQNNKFIEHGEYKGNFYGTSLDSIRSILSKKKVCLLDVQPHLIKHLRTAEFKPFVVFVKPPTVDRLRETRKKTQIISGKDDKDSTKPFTEEDFQEMVNTAQTMETQYSHLFEMVIVNDNLDVAFSELQLALKKVETETHWIPVSWTHS, from the exons ATGCCTGCCCTGGCCACCGGAACCGGCCATGAGCCAGGTAACGGACCCTCAG GTCTGTATGAGCTGCTGGCGGCCCTGCCatcccagctgcagcctcatgtCAACTGCTCTGAGGACAACACCTTCCTTCAGGATATGTTTGGAGAGAGAAGTCTCCACTCACTTGTTAAG ATCCACGAACGGCTGCAGCACTATGAAGAGAGCAAGCCCGCCCCTGTCCTGGAAGGAGCTGCACCTCTGGCACGTGAC GTGTCTGATGAGCTGGAAGGCAAATCAGCCAGTCAGGATGTCAAAGAGCTTCTTAAACTGCTGGCAAACCCACATGTAAAG AGCCTCCTGTCCGTCCACGACGCAGTTGCCCAAAAGAAGTATGACCCCGAACTACCTCCGCTGCCTGAAGACATCGATGACGATGAAGATTCTGTGAAAATTATAAGATTGGTCAAGAACAAGGAGCCACTG GGAGCAACAATAAGACGTGATGAGAGCACAGGTGCCATCATTGTGGCCCGGATCATGAAGGGAGGGCCAGCTGACAGAAGTG GTTTAATTCATGTAGGGGATGAACTGAAGGAGGTCAATGGAATCCCTGTGGACGACAAGAAACCAGAGGAAATCATTCGTATTCTG GCACAGTCACAAGGAGCCATTACCTTTAAAGTTGTCCCTGGTGCAAAGGACGAGGCATCTATCAAGGAGCCACAG ATGTTTGTGAAGGCGCTCTTTGACTACGACCCAAAAGATGACAACACCATCCCATGTAAGGAAGCTGGTTTGGCCTTCAAGAAGGGTTGCATCCTACAGATCATGAGCCAAGATGATGCAACCTGGTGGCAGGCCAAACACGAGGGCGACACAAATCCTCGTGCTGGCTTAATACCATCCAAACAGTTCCAGGAGAG GAGACTTGCATTTCAGCAACCTGTTACGACTCTTTCGTCCCTAAGGAGGTCTACTAGACGATCAT ATGATGTGACAGTAGAGTTTG CTGAAGAGATTGAAG AGGATGCTGATTATAGTGGTGGATTTCACCTAG CTGGGTTCAGGAGAAGCTTTCGCCTCAgcaggagagacagaaagaccACCAAGTCCATGTACGAGGCGAAGAAGAGTGAAATGTACGACATGGCTGACGTGCCCACATACGAGGAAGTCGTCCCGTACCGCAGGCAAAGGGGAGACAAACACAGGCTGGTGGTGCTAGTAG GACCCACAGGTGTCGGCTTGAGTgaactgaagaagaaactgttGATCTCTGACCCCCAGCACTTCAGTGTGACCATTCCAC ACACCAGTCGACCCAAGAAGAACCAGGAGACCGATGGTGTGGATTACCACTTCATCTCCAAGCAGCTCTTTGAGACGGACATCCAAAACAACAA ATTCATTGAGCATGGCGAGTACAAAGGGAATTTCTACGGCACAAGTCTGGACTCGATACGTTCAATCCTCTCAAAGAAGAAAGTGTGCCTGCTGGATGTCCAGCCTCAT CTAATAAAGCATCTTCGAACAGCAGAGTTTAAACCTTTCGTTGTGTTCGTGAAGCCCCCGACCGTCGACAGACTGAGAGAGACCAGAAAGAAAACCCAAATTATATCAGGCAAAGACGACAAGGACTCCACCAAACCCTTCACG GAGGAAGACTTTCAGGAGATGGTGAACACGGCCCAGACAATGGAGACTCAGTACAGCCATCTCTTTGAGATGGTTATAGTCAACGACAACCTCGATGTTGCCTTCAGCGAGCTGCAGTTGGCACTAAAGAAAGTGGAGACAGAGACACACTGGATTCCAGTCAGCTGGACTCACTCCTGA
- the mpp7a gene encoding MAGUK p55 subfamily member 7 isoform X6: MPALATGTGHEPGNGPSGLYELLAALPSQLQPHVNCSEDNTFLQDMFGERSLHSLVKIHERLQHYEESKPAPVLEGAAPLARDVSDELEGKSASQDVKELLKLLANPHVKSLLSVHDAVAQKKYDPELPPLPEDIDDDEDSVKIIRLVKNKEPLGATIRRDESTGAIIVARIMKGGPADRSGLIHVGDELKEVNGIPVDDKKPEEIIRILAQSQGAITFKVVPGAKDEASIKEPQMFVKALFDYDPKDDNTIPCKEAGLAFKKGCILQIMSQDDATWWQAKHEGDTNPRAGLIPSKQFQERRLAFQQPVTTLSSLRRSTRRSYDVTVEFEDADYSGGFHLAGFRRSFRLSRRDRKTTKSMYEAKKSEMYDMADVPTYEEVVPYRRQRGDKHRLVVLVGPTGVGLSELKKKLLISDPQHFSVTIPHTSRPKKNQETDGVDYHFISKQLFETDIQNNKFIEHGEYKGNFYGTSLDSIRSILSKKKVCLLDVQPHLIKHLRTAEFKPFVVFVKPPTVDRLRETRKKTQIISGKDDKDSTKPFTEEDFQEMVNTAQTMETQYSHLFEMVIVNDNLDVAFSELQLALKKVETETHWIPVSWTHS, from the exons ATGCCTGCCCTGGCCACCGGAACCGGCCATGAGCCAGGTAACGGACCCTCAG GTCTGTATGAGCTGCTGGCGGCCCTGCCatcccagctgcagcctcatgtCAACTGCTCTGAGGACAACACCTTCCTTCAGGATATGTTTGGAGAGAGAAGTCTCCACTCACTTGTTAAG ATCCACGAACGGCTGCAGCACTATGAAGAGAGCAAGCCCGCCCCTGTCCTGGAAGGAGCTGCACCTCTGGCACGTGAC GTGTCTGATGAGCTGGAAGGCAAATCAGCCAGTCAGGATGTCAAAGAGCTTCTTAAACTGCTGGCAAACCCACATGTAAAG AGCCTCCTGTCCGTCCACGACGCAGTTGCCCAAAAGAAGTATGACCCCGAACTACCTCCGCTGCCTGAAGACATCGATGACGATGAAGATTCTGTGAAAATTATAAGATTGGTCAAGAACAAGGAGCCACTG GGAGCAACAATAAGACGTGATGAGAGCACAGGTGCCATCATTGTGGCCCGGATCATGAAGGGAGGGCCAGCTGACAGAAGTG GTTTAATTCATGTAGGGGATGAACTGAAGGAGGTCAATGGAATCCCTGTGGACGACAAGAAACCAGAGGAAATCATTCGTATTCTG GCACAGTCACAAGGAGCCATTACCTTTAAAGTTGTCCCTGGTGCAAAGGACGAGGCATCTATCAAGGAGCCACAG ATGTTTGTGAAGGCGCTCTTTGACTACGACCCAAAAGATGACAACACCATCCCATGTAAGGAAGCTGGTTTGGCCTTCAAGAAGGGTTGCATCCTACAGATCATGAGCCAAGATGATGCAACCTGGTGGCAGGCCAAACACGAGGGCGACACAAATCCTCGTGCTGGCTTAATACCATCCAAACAGTTCCAGGAGAG GAGACTTGCATTTCAGCAACCTGTTACGACTCTTTCGTCCCTAAGGAGGTCTACTAGACGATCAT ATGATGTGACAGTAGAGTTTG AGGATGCTGATTATAGTGGTGGATTTCACCTAG CTGGGTTCAGGAGAAGCTTTCGCCTCAgcaggagagacagaaagaccACCAAGTCCATGTACGAGGCGAAGAAGAGTGAAATGTACGACATGGCTGACGTGCCCACATACGAGGAAGTCGTCCCGTACCGCAGGCAAAGGGGAGACAAACACAGGCTGGTGGTGCTAGTAG GACCCACAGGTGTCGGCTTGAGTgaactgaagaagaaactgttGATCTCTGACCCCCAGCACTTCAGTGTGACCATTCCAC ACACCAGTCGACCCAAGAAGAACCAGGAGACCGATGGTGTGGATTACCACTTCATCTCCAAGCAGCTCTTTGAGACGGACATCCAAAACAACAA ATTCATTGAGCATGGCGAGTACAAAGGGAATTTCTACGGCACAAGTCTGGACTCGATACGTTCAATCCTCTCAAAGAAGAAAGTGTGCCTGCTGGATGTCCAGCCTCAT CTAATAAAGCATCTTCGAACAGCAGAGTTTAAACCTTTCGTTGTGTTCGTGAAGCCCCCGACCGTCGACAGACTGAGAGAGACCAGAAAGAAAACCCAAATTATATCAGGCAAAGACGACAAGGACTCCACCAAACCCTTCACG GAGGAAGACTTTCAGGAGATGGTGAACACGGCCCAGACAATGGAGACTCAGTACAGCCATCTCTTTGAGATGGTTATAGTCAACGACAACCTCGATGTTGCCTTCAGCGAGCTGCAGTTGGCACTAAAGAAAGTGGAGACAGAGACACACTGGATTCCAGTCAGCTGGACTCACTCCTGA
- the mpp7a gene encoding MAGUK p55 subfamily member 7 isoform X2, whose protein sequence is MPALATGTGHEPGLYELLAALPSQLQPHVNCSEDNTFLQDMFGERSLHSLVKIHERLQHYEESKPAPVLEGAAPLARDVSDELEGKSASQDVKELLKLLANPHVKSLLSVHDAVAQKKYDPELPPLPEDIDDDEDSVKIIRLVKNKEPLGATIRRDESTGAIIVARIMKGGPADRSGLIHVGDELKEVNGIPVDDKKPEEIIRILAQSQGAITFKVVPGAKDEASIKEPQMFVKALFDYDPKDDNTIPCKEAGLAFKKGCILQIMSQDDATWWQAKHEGDTNPRAGLIPSKQFQERRLAFQQPVTTLSSLRRSTRRSLTAPQTCTADCVSLDDVTVEFAEEIEEDADYSGGFHLAGFRRSFRLSRRDRKTTKSMYEAKKSEMYDMADVPTYEEVVPYRRQRGDKHRLVVLVGPTGVGLSELKKKLLISDPQHFSVTIPHTSRPKKNQETDGVDYHFISKQLFETDIQNNKFIEHGEYKGNFYGTSLDSIRSILSKKKVCLLDVQPHLIKHLRTAEFKPFVVFVKPPTVDRLRETRKKTQIISGKDDKDSTKPFTEEDFQEMVNTAQTMETQYSHLFEMVIVNDNLDVAFSELQLALKKVETETHWIPVSWTHS, encoded by the exons ATGCCTGCCCTGGCCACCGGAACCGGCCATGAGCCAG GTCTGTATGAGCTGCTGGCGGCCCTGCCatcccagctgcagcctcatgtCAACTGCTCTGAGGACAACACCTTCCTTCAGGATATGTTTGGAGAGAGAAGTCTCCACTCACTTGTTAAG ATCCACGAACGGCTGCAGCACTATGAAGAGAGCAAGCCCGCCCCTGTCCTGGAAGGAGCTGCACCTCTGGCACGTGAC GTGTCTGATGAGCTGGAAGGCAAATCAGCCAGTCAGGATGTCAAAGAGCTTCTTAAACTGCTGGCAAACCCACATGTAAAG AGCCTCCTGTCCGTCCACGACGCAGTTGCCCAAAAGAAGTATGACCCCGAACTACCTCCGCTGCCTGAAGACATCGATGACGATGAAGATTCTGTGAAAATTATAAGATTGGTCAAGAACAAGGAGCCACTG GGAGCAACAATAAGACGTGATGAGAGCACAGGTGCCATCATTGTGGCCCGGATCATGAAGGGAGGGCCAGCTGACAGAAGTG GTTTAATTCATGTAGGGGATGAACTGAAGGAGGTCAATGGAATCCCTGTGGACGACAAGAAACCAGAGGAAATCATTCGTATTCTG GCACAGTCACAAGGAGCCATTACCTTTAAAGTTGTCCCTGGTGCAAAGGACGAGGCATCTATCAAGGAGCCACAG ATGTTTGTGAAGGCGCTCTTTGACTACGACCCAAAAGATGACAACACCATCCCATGTAAGGAAGCTGGTTTGGCCTTCAAGAAGGGTTGCATCCTACAGATCATGAGCCAAGATGATGCAACCTGGTGGCAGGCCAAACACGAGGGCGACACAAATCCTCGTGCTGGCTTAATACCATCCAAACAGTTCCAGGAGAG GAGACTTGCATTTCAGCAACCTGTTACGACTCTTTCGTCCCTAAGGAGGTCTACTAGACGATCAT TGACTGCACCACAGACATGTACCGCAGATTGTGTATCACTAG ATGATGTGACAGTAGAGTTTG CTGAAGAGATTGAAG AGGATGCTGATTATAGTGGTGGATTTCACCTAG CTGGGTTCAGGAGAAGCTTTCGCCTCAgcaggagagacagaaagaccACCAAGTCCATGTACGAGGCGAAGAAGAGTGAAATGTACGACATGGCTGACGTGCCCACATACGAGGAAGTCGTCCCGTACCGCAGGCAAAGGGGAGACAAACACAGGCTGGTGGTGCTAGTAG GACCCACAGGTGTCGGCTTGAGTgaactgaagaagaaactgttGATCTCTGACCCCCAGCACTTCAGTGTGACCATTCCAC ACACCAGTCGACCCAAGAAGAACCAGGAGACCGATGGTGTGGATTACCACTTCATCTCCAAGCAGCTCTTTGAGACGGACATCCAAAACAACAA ATTCATTGAGCATGGCGAGTACAAAGGGAATTTCTACGGCACAAGTCTGGACTCGATACGTTCAATCCTCTCAAAGAAGAAAGTGTGCCTGCTGGATGTCCAGCCTCAT CTAATAAAGCATCTTCGAACAGCAGAGTTTAAACCTTTCGTTGTGTTCGTGAAGCCCCCGACCGTCGACAGACTGAGAGAGACCAGAAAGAAAACCCAAATTATATCAGGCAAAGACGACAAGGACTCCACCAAACCCTTCACG GAGGAAGACTTTCAGGAGATGGTGAACACGGCCCAGACAATGGAGACTCAGTACAGCCATCTCTTTGAGATGGTTATAGTCAACGACAACCTCGATGTTGCCTTCAGCGAGCTGCAGTTGGCACTAAAGAAAGTGGAGACAGAGACACACTGGATTCCAGTCAGCTGGACTCACTCCTGA
- the mpp7a gene encoding MAGUK p55 subfamily member 7 isoform X7, with product MPALATGTGHEPGNGPSGLYELLAALPSQLQPHVNCSEDNTFLQDMFGERSLHSLVKIHERLQHYEESKPAPVLEGAAPLARDVSDELEGKSASQDVKELLKLLANPHVKSLLSVHDAVAQKKYDPELPPLPEDIDDDEDSVKIIRLVKNKEPLGATIRRDESTGAIIVARIMKGGPADRSGLIHVGDELKEVNGIPVDDKKPEEIIRILAQSQGAITFKVVPGAKDEASIKEPQMFVKALFDYDPKDDNTIPCKEAGLAFKKGCILQIMSQDDATWWQAKHEGDTNPRAGLIPSKQFQERRLAFQQPVTTLSSLRRSTRRSSGFRRSFRLSRRDRKTTKSMYEAKKSEMYDMADVPTYEEVVPYRRQRGDKHRLVVLVGPTGVGLSELKKKLLISDPQHFSVTIPHTSRPKKNQETDGVDYHFISKQLFETDIQNNKFIEHGEYKGNFYGTSLDSIRSILSKKKVCLLDVQPHLIKHLRTAEFKPFVVFVKPPTVDRLRETRKKTQIISGKDDKDSTKPFTEEDFQEMVNTAQTMETQYSHLFEMVIVNDNLDVAFSELQLALKKVETETHWIPVSWTHS from the exons ATGCCTGCCCTGGCCACCGGAACCGGCCATGAGCCAGGTAACGGACCCTCAG GTCTGTATGAGCTGCTGGCGGCCCTGCCatcccagctgcagcctcatgtCAACTGCTCTGAGGACAACACCTTCCTTCAGGATATGTTTGGAGAGAGAAGTCTCCACTCACTTGTTAAG ATCCACGAACGGCTGCAGCACTATGAAGAGAGCAAGCCCGCCCCTGTCCTGGAAGGAGCTGCACCTCTGGCACGTGAC GTGTCTGATGAGCTGGAAGGCAAATCAGCCAGTCAGGATGTCAAAGAGCTTCTTAAACTGCTGGCAAACCCACATGTAAAG AGCCTCCTGTCCGTCCACGACGCAGTTGCCCAAAAGAAGTATGACCCCGAACTACCTCCGCTGCCTGAAGACATCGATGACGATGAAGATTCTGTGAAAATTATAAGATTGGTCAAGAACAAGGAGCCACTG GGAGCAACAATAAGACGTGATGAGAGCACAGGTGCCATCATTGTGGCCCGGATCATGAAGGGAGGGCCAGCTGACAGAAGTG GTTTAATTCATGTAGGGGATGAACTGAAGGAGGTCAATGGAATCCCTGTGGACGACAAGAAACCAGAGGAAATCATTCGTATTCTG GCACAGTCACAAGGAGCCATTACCTTTAAAGTTGTCCCTGGTGCAAAGGACGAGGCATCTATCAAGGAGCCACAG ATGTTTGTGAAGGCGCTCTTTGACTACGACCCAAAAGATGACAACACCATCCCATGTAAGGAAGCTGGTTTGGCCTTCAAGAAGGGTTGCATCCTACAGATCATGAGCCAAGATGATGCAACCTGGTGGCAGGCCAAACACGAGGGCGACACAAATCCTCGTGCTGGCTTAATACCATCCAAACAGTTCCAGGAGAG GAGACTTGCATTTCAGCAACCTGTTACGACTCTTTCGTCCCTAAGGAGGTCTACTAGACGATCAT CTGGGTTCAGGAGAAGCTTTCGCCTCAgcaggagagacagaaagaccACCAAGTCCATGTACGAGGCGAAGAAGAGTGAAATGTACGACATGGCTGACGTGCCCACATACGAGGAAGTCGTCCCGTACCGCAGGCAAAGGGGAGACAAACACAGGCTGGTGGTGCTAGTAG GACCCACAGGTGTCGGCTTGAGTgaactgaagaagaaactgttGATCTCTGACCCCCAGCACTTCAGTGTGACCATTCCAC ACACCAGTCGACCCAAGAAGAACCAGGAGACCGATGGTGTGGATTACCACTTCATCTCCAAGCAGCTCTTTGAGACGGACATCCAAAACAACAA ATTCATTGAGCATGGCGAGTACAAAGGGAATTTCTACGGCACAAGTCTGGACTCGATACGTTCAATCCTCTCAAAGAAGAAAGTGTGCCTGCTGGATGTCCAGCCTCAT CTAATAAAGCATCTTCGAACAGCAGAGTTTAAACCTTTCGTTGTGTTCGTGAAGCCCCCGACCGTCGACAGACTGAGAGAGACCAGAAAGAAAACCCAAATTATATCAGGCAAAGACGACAAGGACTCCACCAAACCCTTCACG GAGGAAGACTTTCAGGAGATGGTGAACACGGCCCAGACAATGGAGACTCAGTACAGCCATCTCTTTGAGATGGTTATAGTCAACGACAACCTCGATGTTGCCTTCAGCGAGCTGCAGTTGGCACTAAAGAAAGTGGAGACAGAGACACACTGGATTCCAGTCAGCTGGACTCACTCCTGA